One halophilic archaeon DL31 genomic region harbors:
- a CDS encoding glycosyl transferase family 2 (PFAM: Glycosyl transferase, family 2~KEGG: mpd:MCP_1928 putative glycosyltransferase) encodes MSKGNIRASVIIVNYNGRDDLEDCLPTVCNQTHDNYEVILVDNDSDDDSVNYVREQFPEIRVLANDENRWYPGGNNDGFKLARGEYLVVLNPDVEVEPDWLEHLLVPLENDQTVGLTTSRIIRFEDRSRLNTCGNLAHYTGLGFCRGLDAPVDAFPDRERVSAMSGCSFAMRREVYDRIGGFDEHFQMYYEDLDLSWRARLAGYDIVYVPKSVVYHKYNLSLSGQKLFRVERNRYLVLMKHLRVQTLLLLLPALLLTELLVWVWAANSGMKSLRKKANSWMWLVSHRNSINETSRSVQALRERSDQELLADMDVGLPLDQLGVPKPIRPVLDPLIRLVYRPWHWLATR; translated from the coding sequence ATGAGTAAAGGAAATATCCGAGCAAGTGTCATAATTGTCAACTACAATGGTAGAGATGATCTCGAGGACTGTCTCCCGACCGTCTGTAATCAGACCCATGATAATTATGAGGTGATTCTCGTCGACAATGATTCGGACGACGATAGCGTCAATTACGTCCGTGAACAGTTCCCTGAGATCAGAGTCCTTGCCAATGATGAAAATCGATGGTATCCTGGTGGAAACAATGATGGTTTTAAACTCGCACGGGGAGAGTATCTTGTAGTACTCAATCCAGATGTCGAGGTCGAGCCAGACTGGCTTGAACACCTACTCGTCCCATTAGAGAACGATCAGACGGTAGGACTGACGACCTCGCGGATCATCCGGTTTGAGGACCGATCACGGCTCAACACCTGTGGGAACCTCGCCCACTACACTGGACTGGGATTCTGTCGCGGGCTGGATGCCCCTGTCGACGCGTTCCCTGATCGTGAGCGAGTGTCGGCTATGTCGGGGTGTTCATTCGCGATGCGCCGTGAAGTCTATGACCGGATCGGCGGGTTCGACGAGCACTTTCAGATGTACTACGAGGACCTTGACCTCTCTTGGCGCGCGCGTCTTGCGGGATACGACATTGTCTATGTCCCCAAATCCGTCGTCTACCACAAGTACAACCTATCTCTCTCCGGACAGAAGCTATTTCGTGTGGAGAGAAACCGGTATCTCGTACTCATGAAGCATCTTCGTGTCCAGACATTGCTACTGTTGCTGCCTGCACTGCTCCTCACAGAACTGCTTGTCTGGGTCTGGGCGGCTAATAGTGGAATGAAGAGTCTCCGAAAGAAAGCAAACTCGTGGATGTGGCTCGTGAGTCATCGAAACTCCATCAATGAAACATCGCGTTCAGTTCAGGCATTACGTGAGCGCTCGGATCAGGAATTACTGGCTGACATGGATGTTGGATTACCGCTTGATCAGCTGGGAGTCCCAAAGCCGATTCGTCCGGTGCTTGACCCACTGATTCGACTTGTGTATCGCCCTTGGCATTGGCTCGCAACACGATAG
- a CDS encoding glycosyl transferase group 1 (PFAM: Glycosyl transferase, group 1~KEGG: glycosyl transferase group 1), with translation MSTRVLQMTPSYPPVVGGIEDHVANLVERLPEHGYEPVVLTPDRNGVGHDDKVYRERPLLSVYKSTFAPGLLHRLFTLEYDLIHVHAPFHFGLEFAALASKVRSIPLIITAHMYDARDNTLYNLYESEVYDRCLDIADRIVPTTLDYVDGYDVFQRNVERVTPVPLGVDTDHYRPVRGARERLGWNDDENVCLFVGAMERHHFYKDVDLLIEAVARTDAVDRLVLVGSGDRVSDLQQKARREGVENSVDFPGYVTDESLPAYYSAADLFVLPSKADRGEAFGIVLLEAMACGTPVVTTDIPGVRTVVGDGGVIVPPGDRAQLIDGIERGLTTEWSPRNYMIDRYSLDNTIEEIATIYDEFNQYI, from the coding sequence ATGTCTACGCGGGTGCTGCAGATGACACCAAGCTATCCACCAGTCGTTGGTGGCATTGAAGACCACGTTGCTAACCTTGTGGAACGATTACCGGAACATGGTTACGAGCCAGTAGTACTCACCCCTGATCGCAACGGGGTCGGACACGATGATAAGGTCTATCGGGAACGTCCGCTACTGTCAGTTTACAAGAGCACCTTCGCACCAGGACTCCTGCACCGTCTCTTTACGCTTGAGTACGACCTGATACACGTACATGCCCCGTTTCACTTTGGGCTCGAATTCGCGGCGCTGGCGAGCAAAGTCCGGTCAATTCCGTTGATTATCACTGCACATATGTACGATGCTCGAGATAACACCCTCTACAATCTATACGAGTCAGAGGTGTACGATCGGTGTCTCGACATTGCCGACCGAATTGTTCCGACAACACTCGATTACGTCGATGGGTACGATGTCTTTCAGCGCAACGTTGAGAGAGTAACTCCAGTCCCACTAGGAGTGGACACGGACCATTACCGACCCGTTAGAGGAGCGCGCGAACGCCTCGGCTGGAACGACGACGAGAATGTCTGCCTGTTCGTCGGAGCGATGGAGCGACATCACTTTTATAAAGACGTTGATCTGTTAATCGAAGCCGTCGCACGAACCGACGCAGTGGATCGTCTCGTACTCGTTGGTAGTGGCGACCGGGTGTCGGACCTGCAACAAAAAGCACGCAGAGAAGGAGTCGAGAACTCCGTTGATTTCCCAGGTTATGTCACGGATGAATCCTTACCGGCTTACTACTCTGCTGCCGATCTGTTTGTGTTACCTTCAAAAGCGGACAGAGGAGAGGCGTTTGGCATAGTATTGTTGGAAGCGATGGCCTGTGGGACGCCCGTTGTTACGACCGATATTCCCGGCGTACGAACAGTGGTCGGGGATGGTGGAGTGATTGTGCCACCCGGAGATCGAGCACAATTGATCGATGGTATCGAGCGAGGTTTGACAACCGAGTGGTCACCACGCAATTACATGATTGATAGATATTCTTTAGACAACACTATAGAAGAAATCGCCACCATATACGATGAATTCAACCAATACATATAG
- a CDS encoding protein of unknown function DUF1616 (PFAM: Protein of unknown function DUF1616~KEGG: hje:HacjB3_02800 hypothetical protein), which yields MINHLLRIRSNKSSVQDLLATDLLAILALFVTFSDHFVLSPLRFILGVLLALFLPGYILISIIFAERPPNSDSGQALLSRVILSVALSIVIVPALAIALQHSGIGIKRVPIAIGLCGITILLSSVAVWRRLSIPPERRFCISDEIPSLEVSIQGFREIDRFTLLLTGLIVIALLLASGAAVYAVSSPSGSSASTEFYLLSENQTGAFVASGYPTEFVQGQPERIGVGIKNNEAESKSYVLLVAVQQTTERSKDAEVIEREVLQRLSISLTANDRTVVPINTSIPTTGDSLQLMFELHESGSGLNEPYRETYLWVNVTGR from the coding sequence ATGATCAATCACTTACTTAGGATACGGTCGAATAAATCATCGGTTCAAGACCTTTTAGCCACGGATTTATTGGCGATCCTCGCACTTTTTGTTACATTTTCAGACCATTTTGTCTTATCTCCACTCAGATTTATTCTCGGGGTTTTACTGGCGTTGTTTCTCCCAGGATATATATTGATCTCGATCATATTTGCGGAAAGACCACCTAATAGCGATTCCGGCCAAGCGCTTCTCAGTCGAGTTATTCTCAGCGTGGCGCTAAGTATCGTCATTGTCCCAGCTCTGGCAATAGCTCTCCAACATAGTGGAATCGGAATTAAGCGAGTACCAATTGCTATAGGACTTTGCGGAATAACAATCCTGCTTTCAAGCGTGGCTGTGTGGCGACGTCTCTCGATACCACCAGAACGTAGGTTCTGTATAAGCGACGAAATTCCGTCTCTAGAAGTGTCTATTCAGGGTTTTAGGGAAATAGATCGATTTACGCTGCTATTGACAGGGTTAATCGTAATCGCTCTACTCCTCGCAAGCGGTGCCGCAGTCTACGCGGTATCAAGTCCAAGTGGGTCTAGTGCCTCAACGGAGTTTTATCTCCTGTCTGAAAACCAAACAGGGGCCTTCGTGGCATCAGGCTATCCCACTGAGTTCGTTCAAGGCCAACCAGAGAGAATTGGTGTTGGAATCAAAAATAACGAAGCCGAGTCGAAAAGCTACGTTCTTCTCGTTGCCGTGCAGCAGACAACTGAGCGGTCCAAAGATGCAGAGGTAATTGAGCGAGAGGTACTTCAACGACTTAGTATCTCATTGACTGCCAATGATCGAACTGTCGTTCCAATCAATACTTCAATTCCGACAACAGGCGATAGCCTGCAATTAATGTTTGAGCTACATGAATCTGGTTCTGGCCTAAATGAACCCTATCGGGAAACCTATCTTTGGGTGAATGTGACCGGCAGATAG
- a CDS encoding Abortive infection protein (PFAM: Abortive infection protein~KEGG: mac:MA1069 hypothetical protein): MSDQRAAWARFSPRFDFEGGFAFVVVAILLLAAETLILFRYGDIGLLVHTLTVITLILFVYQFEDPVALLFQSLILVPILRIFNLGIPTFTDNSLVFLGIIYLFILMSTWQIVRSQDLSLNDLGLTVSDARRFVPGMVIGAGFGLIQFFFSLEPLQYEPNIKNYVLVILVTGLLVGFVEEVIFRGLIQRWAGEVFGQWPAIIGVSVLFGFMHSVWLAPMDIVFAGTVSIFLGWIYATSRNMWFITGIPAMINITAFLIAPLYMSYGN, translated from the coding sequence GTGTCCGACCAGCGCGCTGCTTGGGCAAGGTTCTCACCTCGTTTCGACTTCGAGGGCGGGTTCGCTTTTGTTGTGGTGGCAATATTGCTGCTTGCCGCTGAAACACTCATTCTATTCCGCTACGGCGATATCGGACTGTTAGTCCACACGCTCACCGTCATAACTCTTATTCTGTTTGTCTACCAGTTTGAAGATCCTGTTGCACTTCTGTTTCAATCACTTATTCTTGTTCCAATTCTGCGCATCTTCAATCTCGGAATCCCAACGTTCACAGATAATTCACTTGTATTTCTCGGAATTATTTATCTGTTTATTCTCATGAGTACATGGCAGATCGTTCGTTCTCAGGACCTATCACTGAACGATCTGGGACTTACAGTAAGTGATGCTCGAAGGTTTGTTCCTGGGATGGTTATCGGCGCTGGATTCGGTTTGATTCAGTTTTTCTTCTCTCTCGAGCCACTACAATACGAACCTAATATCAAAAACTATGTTTTAGTTATTCTTGTAACCGGTCTCCTAGTCGGTTTCGTTGAAGAAGTTATTTTCAGAGGCCTTATACAACGATGGGCTGGGGAGGTATTCGGTCAATGGCCCGCAATCATTGGTGTAAGTGTCCTGTTCGGATTCATGCACAGCGTCTGGCTAGCACCAATGGACATTGTGTTTGCTGGTACAGTTTCGATCTTCCTTGGCTGGATATATGCAACCTCTCGGAATATGTGGTTTATCACTGGAATCCCCGCTATGATCAACATCACCGCCTTCTTGATCGCCCCACTGTATATGTCGTATGGGAATTAA
- a CDS encoding spore coat polysaccharide synthesis SpsK (KEGG: hvo:HVO_2056 spore coat polysaccharide synthesis SpsK): protein MTRIHDLEVRDLQVNTDERGHLVEVFREDWDEYGIDPAMSYYSMTYPGIIRAWHRHLEGQIDHFICPQGRIKVGVYDDREDSPTQGQLNTFVIGEHNQQLIRIPGDCWHGFKAIGDEPSLLINYPTELYDYEDPDEERIPYDTDKIPLDWEEPPHE from the coding sequence ATGACACGCATACACGACCTCGAAGTCCGCGATCTCCAGGTCAATACGGACGAACGCGGCCACCTCGTCGAAGTCTTTCGCGAGGACTGGGACGAGTACGGAATCGATCCGGCGATGTCCTACTACTCGATGACGTATCCGGGAATCATCCGGGCGTGGCACAGACACCTCGAAGGACAGATCGATCACTTCATCTGCCCGCAGGGACGCATCAAGGTCGGCGTCTACGACGATAGAGAAGACTCGCCGACGCAGGGCCAGCTGAACACGTTCGTCATCGGCGAGCACAACCAGCAGCTGATCAGGATCCCGGGGGATTGCTGGCACGGATTCAAGGCGATCGGTGACGAGCCGTCACTGCTGATCAACTATCCGACGGAGCTCTACGACTACGAGGACCCCGACGAGGAACGCATTCCCTACGATACCGACAAAATACCTTTAGACTGGGAGGAACCACCCCACGAGTAA
- a CDS encoding glucose-1-phosphate thymidyltransferase (TIGRFAM: Glucose-1-phosphate thymidylyltransferase, short form~KEGG: hmu:Hmuk_1214 glucose-1-phosphate thymidyltransferase~PFAM: Nucleotidyl transferase; Bacterial transferase hexapeptide repeat), whose product MKGVLLSGGTGSRLRPITHTGPKQLVPVANKPVLEYAIEDLKEAGITEIGIILGNKGRKEIQDLLGDGSDYGVDITYIIQGNPLGLAHAAGCARDFVGDDDFVMYLGDNILKSGITDLVESFEVGDYGAGIALQEVDDPRAFGIADVDDRGNVTQLIEKPDEPPTNLALIGMYVFSPAVFDAIDELEPSWRGELEITDAIQHLLEDGYEIDSHVVTGWWKDTGKPEDILEANRLVLEDTELTTAGVVEDGAETDGRIELADTSVIEDGAVVRGPVSIAEHTTIKSGTYVGPYTSIGANSTLEDIHIENSVVIGDSEITANGRIVDSLLGRNANVESAEELLPEGRRLVVGENSQLKL is encoded by the coding sequence ATGAAAGGTGTCTTACTCTCTGGGGGGACCGGATCACGTCTCCGGCCGATCACCCACACAGGACCGAAACAACTCGTCCCGGTCGCGAACAAGCCCGTCCTCGAGTACGCGATCGAGGACCTGAAGGAAGCCGGCATCACTGAAATCGGCATCATCCTCGGCAACAAGGGCCGCAAAGAAATCCAAGATCTTCTCGGAGACGGCTCCGACTACGGCGTCGACATCACGTACATCATCCAGGGGAACCCGCTGGGGCTCGCCCACGCGGCTGGGTGTGCACGGGATTTCGTCGGTGACGACGACTTCGTGATGTACCTCGGGGACAACATCCTCAAGTCGGGCATCACCGACCTCGTCGAGAGCTTCGAGGTCGGCGATTACGGTGCCGGGATCGCCCTGCAGGAAGTCGACGATCCACGGGCGTTCGGGATCGCCGACGTCGACGACCGTGGGAACGTCACCCAGTTGATCGAGAAACCCGACGAACCGCCGACGAACCTCGCGTTGATCGGGATGTACGTCTTCTCGCCGGCGGTCTTCGATGCCATCGACGAGCTCGAGCCGTCGTGGCGTGGCGAACTCGAGATCACGGACGCGATCCAGCATCTCCTTGAAGACGGCTACGAAATCGACTCCCACGTCGTGACGGGCTGGTGGAAGGACACCGGGAAGCCCGAGGACATCCTCGAAGCGAATCGGCTCGTCCTCGAGGACACGGAACTGACCACAGCGGGTGTCGTCGAAGACGGCGCGGAGACCGACGGCCGAATCGAACTCGCGGACACCTCGGTCATAGAAGACGGTGCCGTCGTCCGTGGTCCCGTCTCGATCGCGGAGCACACGACTATCAAGAGCGGAACGTACGTCGGTCCATACACCTCGATTGGTGCGAACTCCACGTTGGAGGATATTCACATCGAGAATAGCGTCGTCATCGGCGACTCTGAGATCACGGCGAACGGGCGTATCGTCGATAGCCTCCTCGGCCGTAACGCGAACGTCGAGAGCGCTGAGGAACTCCTTCCTGAGGGCCGTCGTCTCGTCGTCGGAGAGAACTCCCAGCTCAAACTCTAA
- a CDS encoding hypothetical protein (KEGG: hut:Huta_2144 hypothetical protein), whose translation MRIITHTCPDCGTVVAANELESDRVMKCPGLDCQAVLRFEDLPEDARDYFLENRDRYQL comes from the coding sequence ATGCGTATCATCACTCACACCTGTCCGGACTGTGGCACCGTCGTCGCCGCGAACGAACTCGAATCCGACCGTGTGATGAAGTGTCCCGGCCTCGACTGTCAGGCAGTCCTCCGCTTCGAAGACCTCCCAGAGGACGCACGCGACTACTTCTTGGAAAACCGGGATCGCTACCAGCTCTAA
- a CDS encoding dTDP-4-dehydrorhamnose reductase (TIGRFAM: dTDP-4-dehydrorhamnose reductase~KEGG: hmu:Hmuk_1216 dTDP-4-dehydrorhamnose reductase~PFAM: dTDP-4-dehydrorhamnose reductase): MRLLVVGANGLLGSNVVREGQQRGWSIAGTYHSTQPAFEIPLTPLDLGESDTFDDILDRHDPDVVVNCAAMTDVDGCETDPESAHSLNGDAPGTIAAQCAARGIEFVHVSTDYVFDGTERDPYSESADPNPVQVYGESKFAGERAVREEVPDALVARLSFVWGIHRSRGDLTGFPAWVRDRLQAGEDVPLFTDQWVTPTRAGQAAETLLDLIAQDAGGLVHVACSSCVTPYEFGAEIAEHVGADEELLSEGSMADVERDAPRPTYSCLDVGTVESTLDRPQPTLREDIEAVGDVLR, translated from the coding sequence ATGCGCCTCCTCGTCGTCGGAGCCAACGGACTCCTCGGCAGTAACGTCGTCCGGGAGGGCCAGCAACGCGGCTGGTCCATCGCCGGGACATACCACTCGACACAGCCAGCGTTCGAGATCCCCCTCACCCCGCTCGACCTCGGTGAGTCCGACACGTTCGACGACATCCTGGATCGACACGATCCGGACGTGGTCGTCAACTGCGCCGCGATGACGGACGTCGACGGCTGTGAAACGGACCCCGAATCAGCACACTCGCTCAACGGTGACGCACCTGGTACGATCGCTGCACAGTGTGCTGCGAGGGGTATCGAATTCGTCCACGTGTCGACGGACTACGTCTTCGACGGCACTGAGCGTGATCCGTACAGCGAGTCGGCAGATCCCAACCCGGTACAGGTGTACGGGGAATCGAAGTTTGCCGGCGAGCGAGCGGTCCGTGAGGAAGTCCCGGACGCGCTCGTCGCTCGCCTCTCGTTCGTCTGGGGCATCCATCGAAGCCGTGGCGACCTCACCGGGTTCCCCGCCTGGGTTCGCGACCGTCTCCAGGCTGGCGAAGACGTTCCGCTGTTTACCGACCAGTGGGTGACGCCGACGCGTGCGGGTCAGGCGGCCGAAACACTGCTCGACCTGATCGCGCAGGACGCGGGCGGTCTCGTTCACGTTGCGTGTTCGTCGTGCGTTACTCCCTACGAGTTCGGGGCGGAGATTGCCGAGCACGTCGGTGCTGACGAGGAGCTGCTCAGTGAGGGATCGATGGCGGACGTCGAACGGGACGCACCCCGACCGACGTACAGTTGCCTCGACGTCGGCACCGTGGAATCGACGCTCGACCGTCCGCAGCCGACGTTACGCGAGGATATCGAAGCTGTCGGGGACGTACTCCGTTAG
- a CDS encoding dTDP-glucose 4,6-dehydratase (TIGRFAM: dTDP-glucose 4,6-dehydratase~KEGG: hmu:Hmuk_1217 dTDP-glucose 4,6-dehydratase~PFAM: NAD-dependent epimerase/dehydratase) has translation MRILVTGGAGFIGSNFVHHVLAEHEDDEVVTLDALTYAGSRENLDGVLDDPRHEFVEGDIRDRELVTDLVTDVDAIVNFAAESHVDRSIGGAEPFVSTNVQGTQTLLDAAKDADIERFVQISTDEVYGQVLNGKFSEDDPLEPRNPYAATKAGADHLAQCFQTTHDLPVLVTRTSNNFGPRQHPEKLIPKFITNAAAGEKLPVYGDGSNVREWIYVEDNCRALDLVLRDGTVGEIYNIGSHAEKTNLEVTEAILDAVGADDDLIEFVEDRAGHDQRYALETEKIEALGWEPEYTFEEGLEATVDYYLG, from the coding sequence ATGCGAATTCTCGTCACTGGCGGCGCTGGCTTCATCGGATCGAACTTCGTTCACCACGTGCTCGCCGAGCACGAGGACGACGAAGTTGTCACGCTGGACGCGTTGACGTACGCGGGCTCTCGCGAGAACCTCGACGGCGTGCTCGACGACCCGCGTCACGAGTTCGTCGAGGGGGACATCCGCGATCGAGAACTGGTCACTGATCTCGTCACCGACGTCGACGCGATCGTTAACTTCGCGGCGGAGTCGCACGTGGATCGATCGATCGGCGGTGCAGAACCGTTCGTCTCGACGAACGTCCAGGGGACCCAGACGCTGCTCGACGCCGCCAAGGATGCGGACATCGAGCGGTTCGTCCAGATCTCGACTGACGAAGTGTACGGCCAGGTTCTGAACGGAAAGTTCTCGGAAGACGACCCACTCGAGCCACGGAATCCCTACGCTGCCACGAAAGCAGGCGCTGACCACCTCGCCCAGTGCTTTCAGACGACCCACGACCTCCCAGTGCTCGTCACGCGCACCTCCAACAACTTCGGGCCTCGACAACACCCCGAGAAGCTCATCCCGAAGTTCATCACGAACGCCGCCGCGGGCGAGAAGCTTCCAGTCTACGGCGACGGGTCGAACGTCCGGGAGTGGATCTACGTCGAGGACAACTGTCGTGCACTCGACCTCGTTCTCCGCGACGGTACCGTCGGCGAGATCTACAACATCGGAAGCCACGCGGAGAAGACGAACCTCGAGGTTACCGAGGCGATTCTGGACGCAGTCGGCGCGGACGACGACCTGATCGAATTCGTGGAGGACCGCGCCGGTCACGACCAGCGCTACGCACTCGAAACCGAGAAGATCGAGGCCCTCGGCTGGGAACCAGAGTACACCTTCGAAGAGGGTCTCGAGGCGACCGTCGATTACTACCTCGGCTAA
- a CDS encoding NUDIX hydrolase (PFAM: NUDIX hydrolase domain~KEGG: hmu:Hmuk_1218 NUDIX hydrolase), whose product MVDDRKPIPPDEWQNIVENVPIVSVDLVIEHDGGVLLGKRENEPAKGEWFVPGGTVLKDESRADAVDRVADEELGEPVVVGECLGTYEHFYDTADVDGVESKHYVATAYRCEFERADPAITGDEQHSSFEVFRPPYERLHPYVERYLEAL is encoded by the coding sequence ATGGTCGACGATCGAAAGCCAATTCCACCGGACGAGTGGCAGAATATCGTGGAGAACGTCCCCATCGTCTCGGTCGATCTCGTCATCGAGCACGACGGTGGTGTGCTTCTGGGGAAACGAGAGAACGAACCGGCGAAGGGAGAGTGGTTCGTCCCCGGCGGAACAGTACTCAAAGACGAGTCACGCGCCGACGCCGTCGACCGCGTCGCCGACGAGGAACTCGGGGAGCCAGTCGTCGTCGGCGAGTGCCTCGGCACATACGAACACTTCTACGATACGGCCGACGTCGACGGTGTCGAGTCGAAACACTACGTGGCGACCGCATACCGCTGTGAGTTCGAACGAGCGGACCCCGCAATCACGGGAGACGAGCAACACAGTTCATTCGAGGTGTTCCGCCCCCCGTACGAACGTCTTCATCCGTACGTCGAGCGGTATCTCGAAGCACTGTGA
- a CDS encoding hypothetical protein (KEGG: hmu:Hmuk_0089 hypothetical protein), with product MKLDRRVLLKGLGATVLGSTALSSLSAAEQQQLAAQSHTNGAHLAADFTEDSRILGLSDVVRVESASDPTRRGEGRSRDQSVLHITSLPAEDSDRGGEGQGRGGGRGNDGESEDGTDDGASDDRVTYDYGFSMLGLTDRELTVRDLATFGGGSGFAYEWLVTEENVSAVGTEDEAAGVGPDEVWLILRQPPATDRETGIVDDALAGRLTAVIREFEQDRGTDQWHTRDVGVELDDDSEPAWQELTVSSGLFEDIGATPLAAYGDAEVLAVGVGRGDPYDGPSVLDAYYRNLQVAGEEYRFPKAQVQRGSGRGN from the coding sequence ATGAAACTCGATAGACGAGTCCTCCTCAAAGGCCTCGGCGCAACGGTTCTCGGAAGCACGGCGCTGTCCTCCCTGTCGGCCGCGGAGCAACAGCAACTGGCAGCACAGTCCCATACCAACGGCGCCCACCTGGCGGCCGACTTCACCGAAGACAGCCGGATCCTCGGTCTCAGTGACGTGGTGCGCGTCGAGAGCGCATCCGATCCGACCCGCCGCGGTGAAGGTCGGTCGCGCGACCAAAGCGTCTTGCACATCACGTCGCTGCCCGCGGAGGACTCGGACCGCGGCGGCGAGGGACAGGGTCGCGGTGGCGGGCGAGGGAACGACGGCGAGAGCGAGGACGGGACCGACGATGGCGCGTCCGACGATCGCGTGACCTACGACTACGGGTTCTCGATGCTCGGACTCACGGACCGTGAACTCACAGTTCGTGATCTCGCCACGTTCGGCGGCGGATCGGGCTTCGCCTACGAGTGGCTGGTCACCGAGGAGAACGTGTCCGCGGTCGGTACTGAGGACGAAGCGGCTGGTGTCGGCCCCGACGAGGTCTGGCTCATCCTGCGCCAGCCCCCTGCGACGGATCGCGAGACCGGCATCGTCGACGACGCCCTCGCCGGCCGACTGACGGCCGTCATCAGGGAGTTCGAGCAGGATCGGGGTACCGATCAGTGGCACACCCGCGACGTTGGTGTGGAACTCGACGACGACTCCGAGCCCGCCTGGCAGGAATTGACGGTGTCCTCGGGGCTGTTCGAGGACATCGGGGCGACGCCGTTAGCTGCCTACGGTGACGCCGAGGTGCTCGCTGTCGGGGTTGGCCGTGGTGACCCCTACGACGGTCCCTCGGTGCTCGACGCCTACTACCGGAACCTGCAGGTGGCTGGTGAGGAGTACCGGTTCCCGAAGGCTCAGGTTCAGCGTGGATCGGGTCGCGGGAACTAA
- a CDS encoding hypothetical protein (KEGG: hmu:Hmuk_0096 hypothetical protein), with translation MNLDYPRVVLAGFAVVIAIALPVVGSTTGGAFGSYNPAWDGTSEFRSLVEDADATIARSTSAYSTTDPDGTLAVIPYEPAAFAPSSINTDDAT, from the coding sequence GTGAATCTCGACTACCCGCGGGTCGTCCTAGCCGGCTTCGCCGTGGTCATCGCCATCGCACTGCCCGTCGTCGGGAGCACCACCGGCGGCGCTTTCGGCTCCTACAACCCCGCGTGGGACGGCACCAGTGAGTTCCGCTCGCTGGTCGAAGATGCCGACGCGACGATCGCCCGGAGCACGAGCGCCTACAGCACGACCGACCCCGACGGAACCCTGGCCGTGATCCCCTACGAACCGGCCGCGTTCGCGCCTTCCAGTATCAACACGGATGACGCGACGTAA
- a CDS encoding hypothetical protein (KEGG: hmu:Hmuk_0097 hypothetical protein) translates to MTTPRRQRFVVGQVAWMSATIVALALLGSLSIELFFVVSLIGALIVIELTAPLRRDAPLAWRLKWLVVLSLLGFAYVVIRRILEILPPGVI, encoded by the coding sequence ATGACAACGCCGCGGCGACAACGCTTCGTCGTCGGACAGGTCGCGTGGATGAGCGCGACGATCGTCGCGCTGGCGTTGCTCGGATCGCTGTCGATCGAACTGTTCTTTGTCGTCTCGCTGATCGGCGCCCTGATCGTGATCGAACTGACTGCCCCCCTTCGGCGTGACGCCCCGTTGGCGTGGCGGCTGAAGTGGCTCGTCGTCCTCAGTCTGCTGGGCTTCGCCTACGTCGTGATCAGGCGGATCCTCGAGATCCTCCCGCCGGGGGTGATCTGA